A region of Diospyros lotus cultivar Yz01 chromosome 3, ASM1463336v1, whole genome shotgun sequence DNA encodes the following proteins:
- the LOC127796179 gene encoding probable NAD(P)H dehydrogenase (quinone) FQR1-like 3, with protein MKVPSKAGDVPEIRPEQLSEADDSIFGFPPRFGVMEAQFKAFFYAKQELWAAQALAGKPAGIFWSTGFHGGRPELTA; from the coding sequence ATGAAGGTACCTTCGAAAGCGGGTGACGTGCCAGAGATCAGGCCGGAACAGCTTTCGGAGGCTGATGACTCTATCTTTGGTTTCCCTCCTCGTTTTGGGGTGATGGAAGCCCAATTCAAAGCCTTTTTTTATGCCAAGCAAGAGCTCTGGGCTGCGCAAGCACTGGCCGGCAAGCCTGCCGGAATCTTTTGGAGTACTGGCTTCCATGGGGGACGCCCGGAACTTACTGC
- the LOC127796178 gene encoding E3 ubiquitin-protein ligase AIRP2-like, translating into MRLSRNPATDPFLFLVLWAGCHLAVASSLGLIGVFINMTAADGRTPMSMCERKASIKEFYTFILPSLKQLEAGKKCLEDEKQKAEIKGKKCRKSDFGREEECAICMQMSNKIVLPNCCHSLCLKCYRAWNKQSRSCPFCRDELKQVKSSDLWICVGNNDIVDPSIILRDNLRRLFCYIEKLPLSILDPIMLQPYNFHPQCLGPLISMGQGSPDKGSLELQ; encoded by the exons ATGAGACTGTCACGCAATCCAGCTACTGAcccatttttatttcttgttctGTGGGCTGGTTGCCACCTTGCTGTTGCTAGTTCCCTTGGGTTGATAGGGGTTTTCATCAATATG ACTGCTGCGGATGGAAGGACTCCTATGTCCATGTGTGAAAGAAAAGCTAgcataaaagaattttata CTTTTATATTACCTTCTTTAAAGCAACTTGAAGCTGGCAAAAAATGTCTGGAGGATGAAAAGCAGAAAGCAGAGATAAAGGGCAAAAAATGCAGAAAATCTGATTTTGGGAGGGAAGAGGAATGTGCAATTTGCATGCAAATGAGTAACAAGATCGTGTTGCCTAACTGCTGCCATTCCTTGTGTCTCAAGTGCTACAGGGCTTG GAATAAGCAATCTCGGTCGTGTCCCTTTTGTCGGGATGAGCTCAAACAAGTGAAATCGAGTGACCTTTGGATTTGTGTTGGCAACAATGACATTGTTGATCCATCCATTATCTTGAGGGACAATCTGAGAAGGCTATTTTGCTACATTGAAAAATTGCCTCTTTCCATTCTTGATCCTATTATGCTTCAACCCTATAATTTTCACCCGCAATGTTTGGGCCCTCTAATTTCCATGGGACAGGGATCACCCGACAAAGGATCATTGGAACTACAATAA